In a genomic window of Mycosarcoma maydis chromosome 5, whole genome shotgun sequence:
- a CDS encoding putative tricarboxylate secondary active transmembrane transporter yields the protein MSNAASSASSSISEAASKTYSAIKDVAPGPKKAASTPTQTAQRKDKPLYSLIAGTTAGAVEGFTTYPIEYTKTVSQFAAKAGEKAPGPITIVRNTIAKDGFIGLYSGCGALVTGNAIKAGVRFLSYDHFKTMLKDENGKLSGPRSLLAGLGAGMMEAIFAVTPSETIKTKLIDDGKRAVPKYPRGLIPGTTAIVKEEGIRGIYRGLFPVMLRQGANSAVRFGTYSTLKNFVSGSARPGQSLPGGITFGIGAVAGIVTVYATMPLDVIKTRMQTLEARTKYRNTFNCAAVTLREEGILAFWRGATPRLARLVLSGGIVFTVYEEIMSVLGAKTM from the coding sequence ttccaTCTCGGAGGCAGCTTCCAAAACTTACAGTGCGATCAAGGATGTGGCGCCAGGACCCAAGAAAGCGGCTTCAACGCCAACCCAGACAGCACAGCGTAAGGACAAACCCCTCTACTCGCTCATAGCCGGTACCACCGCTGGTGCTGTCGAAGGATTCACCACCTACCCTATTGAGTACACCAAGACCGTCTCCCAGTTCGCAGCCAAAGCGGGCGAAAAGGCGCCTGGACCTATCACGATCGTACGCAACACTATCGCCAAGGATGGTTTCATCGGTCTCTACTCAGGGTGTGGTGCGCTGGTGACGGGCAATGCGATCAAGGCAGGTGTCCGATTCCTCAGCTATGACCACTTCAAGACGATGCTCAAGGACGAAAATGGCAAACTGTCTGGTCCGCGATCACTTCTTGCCGGTTTGGGTGCGGGAATGATGGAAGCAATCTTCGCAGTGACCCCATCagagacgatcaagaccaagctcatcgacgacgGTAAGAGAGCTGTTCCCAAGTATCCGAGAGGCTTGATTCCTGGTACAACAGCTATTGTCAAAGAAGAAGGTATCAGAGGTATTTACAGGGGTCTATTCCCTGTCATGTTGAGACAGGGTGCCAACTCGGCTGTGCGCTTCGGGACGTACTCGACGCTCAAGAACTTTGTCAGTGGAAGCGCGCGTCCCGGCCAATCATTGCCCGGTGGAATCACCTTTGGCATCGGCGCCGTTGCCGGTATTGTCACGGTCTACGCAACCATGCCTTTGGATGTGATCAAGACACGAATGCAGACGTTGGAAGCACGTACAAAGTACCGCAACACATTCAACTGCGCCGCCGTCACATTGCGCGAAGAGGGCATTCTTGCCTTTTGGCGCGGAGCTACTCCCCGTCTTGCTCGACTGGTGCTCTCCGGTGGTATCGTGTTTACCGTCTACGAGGAGATCATGAGCGTGCTCGGCGCCA